The following are encoded together in the Raineyella sp. LH-20 genome:
- a CDS encoding S1C family serine protease, translating to MTAPDGDSDAAAPRGGTRAGTLALAAVTAVVVAVPAGYAGAHLGAGAAEAPSPSARATLSVPGKASTVPGPTGSSSIAGTDPTLAQDTAPGPATLDAAALAPDALHSTVAIRATGSSGEGTGSGIVLAGGRVVTNNHVIAVAARGGRIEVTGADGRHTTATVIGTTRAYDLALLAVDLSALGDAVTPARLGTATGLTVGRPVIAVGAPYGLQGTVTAGIVSAIGRPMQVADPTAGTDAPTAYIDAIQTDAPINPGNSGGPLLDAGGRVVGINSAILTADGAPARSGSVGLGFAIPVDEAVPIITALAADGKVSYPVLGAAAEATADGVGVRLSSVDAGGPAAAAGLRAGDVVTTFGGVQVGDGTALIVQVRRHRPGDTMAVDYRRDGSAGQALVTLSGRVG from the coding sequence ATGACCGCCCCCGACGGCGACAGCGACGCCGCCGCGCCCCGTGGCGGCACCCGGGCCGGGACCCTGGCCCTCGCCGCGGTGACCGCCGTCGTCGTCGCGGTGCCCGCCGGGTACGCCGGCGCCCACCTCGGCGCGGGGGCGGCCGAAGCACCCTCACCGTCCGCCCGGGCGACCCTGTCCGTCCCGGGGAAGGCCTCGACCGTTCCGGGTCCGACCGGATCATCGAGCATCGCGGGCACCGATCCGACGCTCGCCCAGGACACCGCCCCCGGCCCGGCCACCCTCGACGCCGCGGCGCTCGCCCCGGACGCGCTGCACTCCACCGTGGCGATCCGGGCCACCGGCTCCAGCGGTGAGGGCACCGGCTCGGGGATCGTGCTGGCAGGGGGACGGGTGGTGACGAACAATCACGTGATCGCGGTCGCCGCGCGGGGCGGGCGGATCGAGGTCACCGGCGCGGACGGTCGGCACACCACTGCCACGGTGATCGGCACGACCCGGGCGTACGACTTGGCGCTGCTCGCGGTGGACCTCTCCGCCCTCGGCGACGCGGTCACCCCGGCACGTCTCGGCACCGCGACCGGGCTGACCGTCGGCCGGCCGGTGATCGCGGTCGGCGCGCCGTACGGTCTGCAGGGGACCGTCACCGCCGGCATCGTCTCGGCGATCGGGCGTCCGATGCAGGTGGCCGATCCCACCGCCGGGACAGATGCTCCCACCGCCTACATCGATGCCATCCAGACCGATGCACCGATCAACCCGGGCAACTCCGGCGGTCCGCTCCTCGATGCCGGCGGACGGGTGGTCGGCATCAACTCCGCGATCCTCACCGCCGACGGTGCGCCGGCACGCAGCGGGAGCGTCGGCCTCGGCTTCGCGATCCCGGTGGACGAGGCGGTGCCGATCATCACCGCCCTCGCCGCCGACGGCAAGGTGTCCTATCCGGTCCTCGGCGCCGCGGCGGAGGCGACGGCCGACGGTGTCGGCGTACGACTTAGCTCGGTCGACGCCGGCGGGCCGGCGGCCGCCGCCGGCCTGCGGGCCGGGGACGTCGTCACGACGTTCGGCGGGGTCCAGGTGGGCGACGGCACCGCGCTGATCGTCCAGGTCCGTCGGCATCGGCCGGGGGACACTATGGCCGTTGACTACCGGCGGGACGGGTCCGCCGGGCAGGCACTGGTCACCCTCTCAGGCCGGGTCGGATAG
- a CDS encoding Sec-independent protein translocase subunit TatB, whose translation MFGLGAGEIAVIVVLAVILWGPDKLPELAKKAARLIRFFRQVANDAQVTVRNELGPGFEDFDITDPKGSVRRYVMKQGGLDGVQDLVQTLREASDELDEAAADFRRTIDTDGDGVISPDEAEAAGLTLPGAPFDSEAT comes from the coding sequence GTGTTCGGACTGGGTGCGGGTGAGATCGCGGTCATCGTCGTCCTCGCGGTGATCCTGTGGGGCCCCGACAAGCTTCCCGAGCTCGCCAAGAAGGCGGCTCGGCTGATCCGCTTCTTCCGTCAGGTGGCCAACGACGCCCAGGTCACCGTCCGCAACGAGCTCGGCCCCGGCTTCGAGGACTTCGACATCACCGACCCCAAGGGCTCGGTGCGGCGCTACGTGATGAAGCAGGGCGGGCTGGACGGTGTCCAGGACCTGGTGCAGACGCTGCGCGAGGCGTCGGACGAGCTCGACGAGGCGGCCGCGGACTTCCGTCGCACCATCGACACCGACGGCGACGGCGTGATCAGCCCCGACGAGGCCGAGGCCGCCGGGCTCACCCTGCCGGGTGCCCCGTTCGACTCCGAGGCCACCTAG
- a CDS encoding Mrp/NBP35 family ATP-binding protein — protein MSDVVTTPPDHPLMPAVRAALSRVMDPEIKRPLMELGMIPRIEIDADDVVTVHVLLTVQFCPLHTTISADVQRAVGGIPGVGGAKVDLGVMTDEQRKELNVQLRGGVQQHEIPFAKPGSLTRVLLISSGKGGVGKSSVTANLALGLSRAGKKVAILDADIYGHSIPPMLGLADSQPTMVGEYIMPVPYGDLAVMSIGMLKQSRDQVIAWRGPILDRALQQMLADVYWGDLDFLVVDLPPGTGDVAMSLGAKLPNAEVIVVTTPQAAAAEVAERAGTMADMLHQRVIGVIENMSFLETTCPHCGEVHEVDVFGTGGGETVTQTLSARLGYQVPLLARVPLDLALRAGGDEGTPVVGSETAGPAATVIETVARELAQESRGLAGVQLGVTPVRG, from the coding sequence ATGTCTGATGTCGTGACCACCCCTCCGGACCACCCCCTGATGCCGGCCGTCCGGGCCGCGCTGTCACGTGTGATGGACCCGGAGATCAAACGCCCGCTGATGGAGCTGGGCATGATCCCCCGGATCGAGATCGACGCCGACGACGTGGTCACCGTCCACGTGCTGCTGACCGTCCAGTTCTGCCCCCTGCACACCACCATCAGCGCCGACGTCCAGCGGGCCGTCGGCGGCATCCCGGGGGTCGGCGGGGCGAAGGTCGACCTGGGGGTGATGACCGACGAGCAGCGCAAGGAGCTCAACGTCCAGCTCCGCGGCGGGGTGCAGCAGCACGAGATCCCGTTCGCCAAGCCCGGCAGCCTCACCCGGGTGCTGCTGATCTCCTCGGGCAAGGGCGGCGTCGGCAAGTCCTCGGTGACCGCGAATCTCGCCCTCGGCCTGTCCCGGGCGGGCAAGAAGGTCGCCATCCTCGACGCCGACATCTACGGCCACTCCATCCCGCCGATGCTCGGCCTGGCCGACTCCCAGCCGACGATGGTCGGGGAGTACATCATGCCGGTGCCGTACGGCGACCTGGCGGTGATGTCGATCGGCATGCTCAAGCAGAGCCGTGACCAGGTGATCGCCTGGCGCGGCCCGATCCTCGACCGGGCACTGCAACAGATGCTCGCCGACGTGTACTGGGGCGACCTCGACTTCCTCGTCGTCGACCTGCCGCCGGGCACCGGCGACGTCGCCATGTCGCTGGGCGCCAAGCTGCCGAACGCCGAGGTGATCGTCGTGACCACCCCGCAGGCCGCGGCCGCAGAGGTCGCCGAACGGGCCGGCACGATGGCCGACATGCTGCACCAGCGGGTGATCGGTGTGATCGAGAACATGTCCTTCCTGGAGACCACCTGTCCGCACTGCGGCGAGGTGCACGAGGTCGACGTCTTCGGCACCGGTGGTGGCGAGACGGTGACGCAGACCCTGTCGGCCCGGCTGGGCTACCAGGTGCCGCTGCTGGCCCGCGTCCCGCTGGACCTCGCGCTGCGCGCCGGGGGCGACGAGGGCACCCCGGTCGTCGGGTCGGAGACGGCCGGTCCGGCCGCCACGGTGATCGAGACGGTCGCCCGGGAGCTGGCGCAGGAGTCGCGCGGGCTGGCCGGCGTCCAGCTGGGCGTCACGCCTGTCCGCGGCTGA
- a CDS encoding DUF1003 domain-containing protein, whose amino-acid sequence MADDRLNTPGRSRWRRTASEDSDAFGRFAETFARWMGTPAFLAWMTIFVIIWCTLNVVGIFGLKWDPYPFILLNLFFSTQASYSAPLILLAENRQTDRDHVRLAEDRKQAAQSRADTDFLAREIAALRSSVNDLATRDYVRTELRNELRELLAELDEERRTVEERTPSDRP is encoded by the coding sequence ATGGCCGATGATCGGCTGAACACGCCCGGCCGCTCGCGCTGGCGGCGCACCGCCTCGGAGGACAGCGACGCCTTCGGCCGGTTCGCCGAGACGTTCGCCCGGTGGATGGGCACGCCCGCCTTCCTGGCGTGGATGACGATCTTCGTGATCATCTGGTGCACCCTCAACGTGGTCGGCATCTTCGGCCTGAAGTGGGACCCCTACCCGTTCATCCTGCTGAACCTGTTCTTCTCCACCCAGGCGTCCTACTCGGCCCCGTTGATCCTGCTGGCGGAGAACCGGCAGACCGACCGGGACCACGTACGCCTCGCGGAGGACCGCAAGCAGGCCGCGCAGAGCCGGGCCGACACCGACTTCCTGGCCCGGGAGATCGCCGCCCTGCGTTCCTCGGTGAACGATCTGGCGACCCGCGACTACGTCCGCACCGAGCTGCGCAACGAGCTGCGCGAGCTGCTCGCCGAGCTGGACGAGGAGCGGCGGACGGTCGAGGAGCGTACGCCATCCGACCGGCCCTGA
- a CDS encoding magnesium transporter MgtE N-terminal domain-containing protein produces MSASSTSIFVSRLRRLPVLDTAGDKLGIVRDVVVQVRSAGRAPRAKGLVVELFAQHRVFVPMVRVRTISALQVTISGVLNTRRFERRDSEILIQQDLLDSPVRRRGADKPSWVYDVSIRQARSHDWEIDEVALRSSSGPFARRTYDTIVDWSDVDVFVVGAGRSTREVLARMEDMKPADVARELHDMTPERREEIAAALDDESLADALEELPEDVQVELIQALEVERAADILEEMNPDDAADLVAELTPEVAEQLLDRMEPEEAQDVRRLMRYDEFTAGGLMTPEPIILAHDDTVATALARVRAEDITPALAAMVYVCRSPLEAPTGRFLGAVHIQRLLREPPSLYVSGLVDSDLEPLKPGAHISTVSRYFATYNLVCAPVVNEDRQLLGAVTVDDVLDAMLPDDWRGDQMDGLAPSEAHWAADRVARDLELRRSRSAGKGTTDGR; encoded by the coding sequence GTGAGCGCCAGCAGCACCTCGATCTTCGTCTCCCGGCTGCGCCGATTGCCTGTCCTGGACACCGCCGGCGACAAGCTGGGGATCGTCCGCGATGTCGTCGTCCAGGTCAGATCCGCCGGGCGGGCGCCGCGCGCGAAGGGCCTGGTCGTCGAGCTCTTCGCCCAGCACCGGGTGTTCGTGCCGATGGTGCGGGTCCGGACGATCTCGGCGCTGCAGGTGACCATCTCGGGGGTGCTCAACACCCGGCGCTTCGAACGGCGCGACTCGGAGATCCTCATCCAGCAGGACCTGCTCGACTCGCCGGTGCGCCGCCGCGGGGCGGACAAGCCGTCCTGGGTGTACGACGTGTCGATCCGCCAGGCCCGGTCCCACGACTGGGAGATCGACGAGGTGGCGCTGCGCTCCTCGAGCGGGCCGTTCGCCCGCCGTACGTACGACACCATCGTCGACTGGAGCGACGTCGACGTGTTCGTCGTCGGGGCCGGCCGGTCCACCCGGGAGGTGCTCGCCCGGATGGAGGACATGAAACCGGCCGACGTCGCCCGGGAGTTGCACGACATGACCCCGGAGCGCCGCGAGGAGATCGCCGCCGCCCTGGACGACGAGTCGCTGGCCGACGCCCTCGAGGAGCTGCCGGAGGACGTCCAGGTCGAGCTGATCCAGGCTCTGGAGGTGGAGCGCGCGGCGGACATCCTCGAGGAGATGAACCCCGACGACGCCGCCGACCTGGTCGCCGAGCTCACCCCGGAGGTGGCCGAACAGCTGCTCGACCGGATGGAGCCCGAGGAGGCCCAGGACGTCCGCCGGCTGATGAGGTACGACGAGTTCACCGCCGGCGGTCTGATGACGCCCGAGCCGATCATCCTCGCCCACGACGACACCGTCGCCACCGCGCTGGCCCGGGTCCGGGCCGAGGACATCACCCCCGCCCTGGCCGCGATGGTCTACGTCTGCCGGTCCCCGCTCGAGGCGCCCACCGGCCGGTTCCTCGGCGCCGTCCACATCCAGCGACTGCTCCGCGAGCCCCCGTCGCTCTACGTGTCCGGGCTGGTCGACAGCGACCTCGAACCACTGAAACCGGGCGCGCACATCTCGACGGTGAGCCGCTACTTCGCCACCTACAACCTGGTCTGCGCGCCGGTCGTCAACGAGGACCGCCAGTTGCTCGGTGCGGTGACCGTCGACGACGTGCTCGACGCGATGCTGCCGGACGACTGGCGCGGCGACCAGATGGACGGCCTCGCCCCGAGCGAGGCACACTGGGCCGCCGACCGAGTGGCCCGCGACCTCGAGCTGCGCCGCTCCCGGTCCGCCGGAAAGGGGACCACCGATGGCCGATGA
- a CDS encoding CoA ester lyase yields MTTADSPAIRRTVLAVPGSSDRFLTKALGMGVDAVFLDLEDAVAPAAKAEARSRVVEYLHREWTAPTVTVRVNDWTTEWTYADVIQVVRDAGSRIDALVLPKVQGPDHIRALDLLLTQVERTHHLPVGRIGIEAQIEDARGLLNADAIAGASPRMRSLVYGPGDFAASMGMPSLNVGAQPAGYELADAYHHVLMSILVAARAHGIAAIDGPYVAIRDVEGFTAAARRSAALGYDGKWVLHPAQVEAGNEVFSPDQAAYDRAERIMASYAEATSAAGGAVGAIVVDDEMVDEAGMKLAAVVAARGRAAGLTASPVEEV; encoded by the coding sequence GTGACGACCGCAGACAGCCCCGCCATCCGCCGCACCGTTCTCGCGGTGCCGGGGTCCAGTGACCGCTTCCTCACCAAGGCTCTCGGGATGGGGGTCGATGCGGTCTTCCTCGATCTGGAGGACGCGGTGGCGCCGGCGGCGAAGGCCGAGGCCCGCAGCCGCGTCGTCGAGTACCTGCACCGCGAGTGGACCGCCCCGACCGTCACGGTCCGGGTGAACGACTGGACCACCGAGTGGACGTACGCCGACGTGATCCAGGTCGTCCGGGACGCCGGGTCCCGGATCGACGCCCTGGTGCTGCCGAAGGTCCAGGGGCCCGACCACATCCGTGCCCTCGATCTGCTGCTGACCCAGGTGGAGCGGACCCACCACCTGCCGGTCGGCCGGATCGGCATCGAGGCGCAGATCGAGGACGCCCGCGGCCTGCTCAACGCCGACGCGATCGCCGGCGCCTCGCCGCGGATGCGGTCCCTCGTCTACGGGCCGGGCGACTTCGCCGCCTCGATGGGCATGCCGAGCCTCAACGTCGGCGCCCAGCCGGCCGGCTACGAGCTCGCCGACGCCTACCACCATGTGCTGATGTCGATCCTGGTCGCCGCGCGCGCCCACGGCATCGCCGCCATCGACGGGCCGTACGTCGCGATCCGTGACGTGGAGGGCTTCACCGCAGCCGCCCGCCGGTCCGCGGCGCTGGGCTACGACGGCAAGTGGGTGCTGCACCCGGCCCAGGTGGAGGCGGGCAACGAGGTGTTCTCGCCGGACCAGGCGGCGTACGACCGGGCCGAGCGGATCATGGCCAGCTACGCCGAGGCGACGTCCGCGGCCGGCGGGGCGGTGGGTGCGATCGTGGTGGATGATGAGATGGTCGACGAGGCGGGCATGAAGCTCGCCGCGGTCGTGGCGGCGCGGGGTCGTGCCGCGGGTCTGACCGCTTCCCCGGTCGAGGAGGTCTGA
- a CDS encoding general stress protein — protein sequence MSLPPPPGGLRSPFELEFPQLLGTYATYEEAQRAVDYLSDHHFPVQNLSIVGTDLRSVERVTGRRDWVTVVNRGLANGLSIGLLFGIMAMIFYPPQSNPYLLAAIGVGVGVVISVVFALIGYAFTRGKRDFTSITQTFATRYEVLCEHKVVTKARELLAQMPGGRRLGPQ from the coding sequence ATGTCGTTGCCCCCTCCGCCCGGTGGGCTCAGGTCACCCTTCGAGCTCGAGTTCCCCCAGCTGCTGGGGACGTACGCCACCTACGAGGAGGCGCAGCGGGCCGTCGACTACCTGTCAGACCACCACTTCCCGGTGCAGAACCTGTCGATCGTGGGCACCGACCTGCGGTCGGTCGAGCGGGTCACCGGCCGGCGGGACTGGGTCACGGTGGTCAACCGCGGCCTGGCCAACGGGCTGTCGATCGGCCTGCTGTTCGGCATCATGGCGATGATCTTCTACCCCCCGCAGTCGAACCCGTACTTGCTGGCGGCCATCGGGGTGGGCGTGGGCGTGGTGATCAGCGTGGTGTTCGCGCTGATCGGCTACGCGTTCACCCGCGGCAAGCGGGACTTCACCTCGATCACCCAGACGTTCGCCACCCGCTACGAGGTGCTCTGCGAGCACAAGGTGGTGACCAAGGCCCGCGAGCTGTTGGCGCAGATGCCGGGAGGGCGACGCCTCGGGCCGCAGTGA
- the catA gene encoding type A chloramphenicol O-acetyltransferase: protein MDALRPLELSTWSRREYFEHYRHRVPCTYALTVDLDVTSMVTALRATRRKTYIAQVWALAWVVNQHDEFRMGLTEQGAPGVWDTVHPAFTVFNPDRESFASVWTPFDADFAAFHERAAQVLATYRTATSLFPQEDVPPNVFDISSLPWISFTGFSLHIKNVWDHFLPIFTLGKYTTHGDRTLLPLSVQVNHAAADGFHTARLVQELQTLLSRPSWIT, encoded by the coding sequence ATGGATGCGCTTCGTCCGTTGGAGCTGTCGACCTGGTCGCGTCGGGAGTACTTCGAGCACTATCGACACCGAGTCCCCTGCACGTACGCCCTGACGGTCGACCTGGACGTCACCAGCATGGTGACGGCGCTGCGTGCGACGCGCCGGAAGACCTACATCGCACAGGTCTGGGCGCTCGCTTGGGTCGTGAACCAGCATGACGAGTTCCGGATGGGGCTGACGGAGCAGGGCGCCCCGGGCGTGTGGGACACCGTCCATCCGGCCTTCACCGTGTTCAATCCGGACCGTGAGTCGTTCGCCAGCGTGTGGACGCCGTTCGACGCAGACTTCGCCGCCTTCCATGAGCGTGCTGCCCAGGTGCTGGCGACTTACCGTACGGCGACGTCGCTGTTCCCCCAGGAGGACGTCCCGCCCAACGTCTTCGACATTTCGAGCCTGCCGTGGATCTCGTTCACCGGGTTCTCGCTCCACATCAAGAACGTCTGGGACCACTTCCTTCCGATCTTCACGCTCGGCAAGTACACCACGCACGGCGATCGGACTCTGCTGCCGCTGTCCGTCCAGGTCAACCACGCCGCGGCAGACGGATTCCACACCGCCCGACTCGTCCAAGAACTCCAGACACTGCTCAGCCGGCCGAGCTGGATCACCTGA
- a CDS encoding DNA polymerase Y family protein translates to MTGVPPVRCGVLWFPEWPVTAWAQAEGGGVKGGGVKGGGVKGGGVKGGGVKGGGVERNGADAPVAVVEANRVVSCSAAAQAEGVRRGQRRREAQACCPTLRVVAADVDRDHRLFAPLLDLLEQVSPGVQVIRPGLVTLRMRGPARYYGGEQPAAAALLAAMDGAGVTGVRAGVADGMFTAEQAAYESAPRGPAAEPTRGGAGEPGPICIVPPGAAAEFLAPLPVNRLGDAELAELLPKLGIRRLGEFAALEVRTVRDRFGERGVRLHALAGGGDSRIVQPRTPPPVLTRTVEFSPPLELVDQVAFAVRAGAEDFVAGLAEHQLVCTELRVELTAEEGERAERVWVHPAAFDPAAVVDRVRWQLQAAAGSRITSRVMRVRLEPVAVDDSAHHAPGLFGTGPDERVHHALSRVQAMLGADGVVTAVIGGGRRLAERQVSVPWGDRAMLPLPADRPWPGHLPAPLPATVFEELPGVIVLAADGSGVGVDGRGAVSAPPAVLVEGGRRRPIVAWAGPWPLDEHSWDPVRRHRAHRFQVVDDAQIAWLLVCDDDGGWWAEGRYD, encoded by the coding sequence GTGACCGGGGTCCCCCCGGTGCGTTGTGGTGTGCTGTGGTTCCCCGAATGGCCGGTGACTGCGTGGGCCCAGGCCGAGGGCGGCGGTGTCAAGGGCGGCGGTGTCAAGGGCGGCGGTGTCAAGGGAGGTGGGGTCAAGGGAGGTGGGGTCAAGGGAGGTGGGGTCGAGCGAAACGGTGCCGACGCCCCGGTCGCCGTGGTGGAGGCCAACCGGGTGGTCTCCTGCTCCGCGGCCGCCCAGGCCGAGGGCGTCCGCCGGGGCCAGCGGCGTCGGGAGGCCCAGGCCTGCTGCCCGACGCTGCGGGTGGTGGCGGCCGACGTCGACCGGGACCATCGGCTGTTCGCGCCGCTGCTGGACCTGCTGGAACAGGTCAGTCCCGGCGTCCAGGTGATCCGTCCGGGGCTGGTGACGCTGCGGATGCGTGGCCCGGCCCGGTACTACGGCGGTGAGCAGCCGGCGGCGGCCGCCCTGTTGGCTGCGATGGACGGCGCCGGGGTGACCGGGGTGCGGGCCGGTGTCGCCGACGGGATGTTCACCGCCGAGCAGGCCGCTTACGAGTCGGCCCCGCGCGGCCCCGCGGCCGAGCCGACCCGGGGCGGCGCGGGCGAGCCCGGGCCGATCTGCATCGTGCCCCCGGGGGCGGCGGCCGAGTTCCTGGCGCCGCTGCCGGTGAACCGGCTCGGCGACGCCGAACTGGCCGAGTTGCTGCCGAAGCTCGGCATCCGGCGACTGGGAGAGTTCGCCGCCCTGGAGGTCCGGACGGTGCGGGATCGCTTCGGCGAGCGGGGCGTACGGCTGCACGCCCTCGCCGGTGGCGGGGACTCCCGCATCGTGCAGCCCCGCACCCCGCCGCCGGTGCTGACTCGTACGGTCGAGTTCTCCCCTCCGTTAGAACTGGTCGACCAGGTCGCCTTCGCCGTCCGGGCGGGCGCCGAGGACTTCGTCGCCGGACTGGCGGAGCACCAGCTGGTGTGCACCGAGCTGAGGGTGGAACTGACGGCCGAGGAAGGCGAGCGGGCCGAGCGGGTGTGGGTGCATCCCGCGGCGTTCGACCCGGCGGCCGTGGTCGACCGAGTGCGCTGGCAGCTGCAGGCCGCCGCAGGGAGCCGGATCACCAGCCGGGTGATGCGGGTCCGGCTCGAACCGGTCGCGGTGGACGACAGCGCCCACCACGCACCGGGGCTGTTCGGCACCGGTCCGGACGAACGGGTGCACCACGCGCTGTCCCGGGTGCAGGCGATGCTGGGGGCGGACGGCGTGGTCACCGCGGTGATCGGTGGTGGTCGGCGGCTGGCCGAGCGCCAGGTGTCCGTCCCGTGGGGGGACCGCGCGATGCTGCCCCTGCCGGCGGATCGGCCCTGGCCGGGGCATCTGCCGGCCCCGCTGCCGGCGACCGTGTTCGAGGAACTGCCGGGCGTGATCGTCCTCGCCGCCGACGGCTCCGGGGTCGGGGTGGACGGACGTGGTGCCGTCTCGGCTCCGCCCGCCGTGCTGGTCGAGGGCGGTCGGCGGCGGCCGATCGTCGCCTGGGCCGGCCCGTGGCCGCTGGACGAGCACAGCTGGGACCCCGTCCGTCGGCACCGGGCCCACCGGTTCCAGGTGGTCGACGACGCCCAGATCGCCTGGCTGCTGGTGTGCGACGACGACGGCGGCTGGTGGGCCGAGGGGAGGTACGACTGA